The region GGGGTAACCACCAGTATTGTTATATAGCTGTTTTTTTCCCCCAGCAGcccgcactctcattggttacttcgaggtcacgtggcatctaacaataaaactgtttcccgccaaaagtccctgagcgggcaacagtgcaaaatctatgacgtcactgttacccgcgaatgttgaccgacgatcACCGTTGTCGTTAccattgcacgtttttctttttgtgctatataacaaatcacttaatgactggtccctcgggaaacagttcattttgtgccCCTCGAATTTCAAGGTTtgcctcggctgcgcctcggggaaacaaattgaactgtttccctcgggaccagtcattagtCATTTTTCACAAACCTCTTTCCGTGCACTTTATGTATCATATCTCCGTCGTAGTAATACCGCAAAGCTCTGCTTAGTTTTTCATAGTTCATGGCAggtttgttctttcttcttcccCACTGCTGCGCAACTTGCTCCGGATCATTGAGTTTAAACTCGCCGTTCTCTCCAACCCACATAATCAGATGGCGACTGTCTCGGTCGGTTAAAAGCTCCAACAGGAATTGCCACAGTTGAATCTGTCCATTGTTACCTACGGTGCCAAATTAGGAAGCAATTCAAACACTGAAAGGCCTTTTCCCAATTTTAATTCTCTAAACGCAAAAATCCACAATTCTTTTAGCTTTTCTAAGCTTAAATCTCTTTAACTTTCCAAATAACTCAAAATTATGATTTTTCCCTACTGCGCTCCAtcctctgattggctaagaatattttatcttttttaattaattagttaattttttatacTTACATGTATACCTACACCATACTGACTACTTAACTACACTTTACACTACTTGTACTTGCACTACttacaataatttacaataCAATTACACGAATCCAAATACAATTGGTCTACTTATCATATCATGAACGAAAGGTAggagtgatcctcgcactcaaTCAAAGGagattcaaaccagttttaacgctatactatttggaaggattgaatctaccaaaCTTTTTCACTTAATGGTAACATGTCATGATGCCATATGAAACACCCAATAGATGCTTAACAACATGTACTCGACGTAacgggttaccatggcaacaaaagagtcatctaaaaacagcctatattttgtctttacacGCGTATATCTCAAAAGCGAACTCGGTGaccaccattttttattgctggagagtgattagCATGCTaggataaaactttctgcaatgtttaaaaacaattctctgtagcagattcatagccaccttaaCAAgtgaaaaattttaaggttcCTCTAGAACTGCTCcagagatttttttaaactttgcagagagtttcatcttagccttctaatcacttttcagaaataaaaaatgggggtcaccaagttcgtttttgagatataagcgcttaaacacaaaatatagggcgtttcTAGATGGTtctttgttgccatggtaatttattacgtcaaaTTAATATAAgaatcttgttaagcaattattggtgtttcatacgGTACCATGGCattgccattaagtgaaacagtgttgtagagttaatctttctaataacaTATTCCgtctaaattataaattattgaaccggtttgagccactttaaggacggtgcctactaattcaaaggtatttttgccctgatttatgattatgcaggaaaggtagatcttcccaagtgttattgaaatccaaacagaaaattgggggtaaccacgcatttttcacagataattcaggaataatatttgtataaagctctaaaatacaaagcaatgtatggagttctttctcaaattgaagctcaattatctctaaagaatgcacggttacccccaattttgtttttggataccaatagtacttactaagatctactttctctgcataattttaaaccgcgcaaaaatatcccagcattagtaagcatcacccataggaagtccgagtatctggagatgcgcagaacgtaagCGCAGAAACTGAAAAATTCACGATGcttcaatgggattcgaacccatgcccTCTGCGATGTCAGCGCAATGCTCGACCAACTGAGCTACTCTTGGGCTCATGTGCTCCCgtaaaggactcgatgaatgaaatacCATATCACAAATGTCCTTCCACTGACGTTTCTGTATTATGAGTCTGTCTCCTACTTGATGCATGATGTCAATAATGTTGACACACGTTTAAACATCttaaaattctttcaaaaattaTCCGTCGTCCACTCATACAACACGAGATCCTCCACCTCTGGAAAAAACTCATTAGAAATACAAAAGCGTTCCTTTTCCCGATTTGGCGTAAAATTGTGGAATGAGATACCCCAACGTCTTAGAGATTTAACGACGAAAGCTTacaaaagagaaattcctggaatccttttttaaaatattgataaacgaaaatgactatattgaaACGTCTACAATTATAAAGAAAGTAGGATTAGTCAAATagctactttttttttcaatgtactGCTATCTGCTGTTGTTCATATATTCTGTTCCTTCCGTCGTTTGTTTATCTATTCTCTCACTTGCGTTTCTCCcggttttatttgtatttataaCTCATCCTTAAGTAAACTGTAAGTCTGGCCCGCCTAGATTAGCTCACGCTACCTGCGGGTCAGTCATATTCTCTAAATCTTTGTATCAATAAagtaaatattgttgttgtatcatgtctttatttaccctcacattttagagtagcttggtgtagttaatatctccgagcatttaccctcccaaccattaTATATACTACAGAgggcagaccacaacaccgggagctccatgccctactctttacaaACAGTGTGTGCGtttttttacgtcccacagggttatgaataTTGTTCAAAGGGTTGTGGGACGGGGCCTTCAGTTCATCATTGGTCCTTATCCAAGAATCTAACCACCCAGTCGCAGATGTCATTACTGACGCAGCACTTTCACCTCAGTCATTTAACCCAATGACTCCCAGGGGtccccattgaagagtaaaattgtctgacattacacaaagtaaaatactaagtatggccggttcaaGCCGGATTGGAAGTCAAAGGTAATTAAAGAACCCGACTGTTGAGCCACCGGTCGGAGTTTTGATTCTGCGACCTCCCGAACAGTAGTCTGATACTCAAGCAACTGAGCCAACCCGTCGGTGGTTGTGGCAGTACTGGCTTTCTTTAGTTGAAGTGGTTATTATACTGCATATGAATAACAAAGAGAACATCCTCCCTCTTAAAGTGCATATATTtgcttgttcgaaagagcttttaAAATGAAGAAGAACGGCGTTTATGTTATTGtgatagctctcttggttgccgagttattcaagattttgatttatgcaaattagacgacttgtgacgtcatataGTGGACACGAgatgatgtaaaatcacaaaaaatggaatatctctaaagactttttctgtatagaactgaaactttttgCAGTTCCTATACTCGTTACAAAGTTTCATGATATGGCCCAGTGTGACGTTTCCATAGCAATGCAATGGGCTCCAGGCCCCCTCCATCCAAAGGGTGAAATCAGAGTTTCCTCCCCAATAAGGGTTGTTCGTTCAGTCCGTGTGACCAaatatggacattacacagcacaagcacaaggaagtcTTTTAGACTCTaaagcaacaaagaaggcattttcgaTATCAGaaaggtagaggtctggtaacgagtatgttgctatggtgacatcataatcacaattacaatgtgtagttttggtagcacatcaactatgcaaaatttcaaccctgcagacttagtatttgcaaagatattccacgttttgtgattttacatagttttgtgtccactatgtgactACACAAGTCatcaaatttgcatacatcaaaatcttgaatagctCGGCTACCAAGAGTGCTATCACAATAAAGTAAATGCTCTtcttcaccattttgaaagctctttcgaacaagctaataaatgtttttgagtcatatgcactttaaaagcttatttttgtttcttccCATTTTAAGGCTGACTTCACTTCGTCAAAATGATACTTTTCTCTATTTTACCTGATCGGTTTCCTGGACAAGGCTTTCCATCAATACTCTTGGCTTTTTCTTCATCATCTCCACTCACAGCatctaatgtaaaatttaataaagaaataaacaagtaagGCTTTGGTTCAACAAGTCCTTATAATGTTGGACGGATAGGTTTGAACTGACCAAACAGAGTGAAGAAGTGCTGTGGAAATGAAACACAATTTTAAGGAAATGCCATTGAAAGTAATGAGGATTGTGTTGAAGTCCACTTGGAGTTGCTGGGTCAAACGTCTGACCAGCTTCAAACTTCGCCTAAGAACAACAATGATCACAATGATCAGACCTTTTCACAAGAATAACATACTTCGCCAACAAATTATTAGTGTTATGCCCATGTGCTAAGAGCCTACAAAAGTAATGAGATGACAGCATGCTAAGGCATATCAACCGTTTTTGTGATGATCAGCACTCTGTTGGGTATTTATAAAACATCTATTCAGTGATTCGTCGATAAATTCTCACtcattcccaaataaacttttaCCTGTAGTGGGGGGACATTTCACTTCAGCAGGACTGTTCTGAGGTGAAGAACTGACGATCTTTGCTGTCACATCAGGGGAGATGCCTGctaaacctttacaaaaaaataaaagaaatggcATAAAATATTAGAGTTTTAATGTTGGCAATGATAATAATGAAGAAATTGATATattaaaaagagtaaaaaaaattaagacggCTGGGAATCAAAAATGTAACTGCAAGATAGAACTTTTTTGTGATTGTTCCTTTTTGTTCACAATGTCCAACATGGGTGAGGTATCCTACAACTGGCTAGAAAATGAATCTGTTACACCCTAAAAACACGACATTGTCATGGGGAAGAACACTTAGTGAATAAGAAAGGTAGAAGACTGATTAGACCGTAAAAGAATTATTGTTATGAAAATGAGCACATCATTATTAttgaatttgagaaaaaatttttctcaaaGTTAGTGTTTTCATTTAGTGGACCTTTATGGTCGATGTAAAGCTTACCTTTCAAGGAAAACGATGTCTGAACTTGTGAGAGGTCCATCAAGGATGATTCATCTTTCATGGCAGAATTGTCACCACCTAGTATTTTGATACCAattaaaaaactcattaataattcatgagcctaacagcctatcaaaacactgataaaacgtcacgtgtatgagctttatatcctgattactcctcgttagtattctttgtataaagaatactaataggGTATACATGtgtagcttgtttttcttgtatgctaatattcacctctcacaatttgaaccattgttttgagtccagagggacatgctctttgtggaatgttttttaagccgttcaaaaaattTGCAGtaagtgttttatcgggtctaaaaacactcggctacgccttgTGTTTtaaaaacccgataaaacactgctgctcgttttttaaccATTACTAAATATTATAAGATGCCTTAACTTCCATAGCTGTAAAATAATAAAGCATTTTAATGTCTTTATTTAGTTAGCCATTTCTATACTACTACACACTTAAAACACGGTCAGTTGTTACACGTGTCCACTGAACACCATTTTTTAGTAAAGTTACTCTAAATGCCCACCTTCCACCTGACAGACTTTTcaaccatttgtttttgttatggaaattcgcattgcttatcataGCAacctgattggatgaatttcagctttggggGGACTATTATATacgaaaattgttccacggctcgcaatgcctgtcggttgaaggtgggccttgtTAAATAATCACGTAGGATGAGTTGAAGTACAGAGTGAACCAGGTTTTCACTTGTAGACTTAAAATGTAATGAAAACCTGAAaggattgaaacagatttcaaGCATATAAACTCCACACGCAATTTGATTTTGGGCTGAGGGAGACGCTTTTCGACTAATATAACTAGTGTCGAGGTCAACACAGTCGCAACCCTGACTGGGTCCCTTTAATTGaattgttttttcttgcatGATTTAAAGTTCTCAAAGTGCACTaaaattgctttctttttcaattacaTAAAATTGGGAAAATCCCTGGCTGTAAGTAACAGTATGCCTCTTAATGTAGATTAGTACATGTAAGAGTTATGTACTTGAAACTCATGCAAActttataataaaatcccaataattattattttcgtCAGTTGTCTTGTGAGGGATTTCAATCAAAATATACACTTGAGAAGTCAATGTTTTATACAGCACCATGAAAACAACCTGACAATAATTGTGTCTGGAGAAAATCAGAATAAAGTCTGGACTACAAGCCATCACTGTGAAGGGTGAAGATGATGCACTTAGACACAGTACAATGAGGTGGGGGGTGGAGGACGTTATTGCTTGGTTTTAGGAGAAATATTTACCAACCATTTTTAATTACTGAAATCTGCTGTCCTTGTGTACCATCTGTAACACCAAAAAGACAGTAAGGTGATACAATGAAATGACAAAATCTAATACACAATCAGAAATATTCTTCTCTTCCTGCTACAGAATCACTGGATTAATTTCCCGAACCCAGATCAAAATAAAAAGTTGTGTCCACCAAAAGTAACACGTCCAAAGGTCACATAAGGGAGTTGATTGAGACCTGCTTACCACTGAAGCCCTCTTTAAATAGAGTCAATTGCTTTGAATTAGCCAACATGTACGATATGATTTTAGTGCCCTTCAAAAACCTAAGTCAAAATGACATTAACAGTCACATTTTATGGTGGGTGATGAAGTTTGAATAATTGATTGAGTTGAACGAAATGTTACACTTTTAATTTACACCTTCATTTTTGTGCTCTGGGTtcaggaaataataataataattttacgTTACTATTTTATAATTTCTAAACTGGTGAACCACAGACTGAgataaaaggaaaaaggaatgaAGTTAGCAAAATGGGATACAACGACATGCCTAATTTCAAAGGAGATTGTTTAGAGGCTGAAATTAATAACTCACTTTCAGTGCTCGCGGCACAACTGATAACTGGCACTTGCTGAGATGCTGTCTCCTGCACTTGCATCATTTTGGATGCATTGACTGAAACATACAATGTATATTTACAGGACTGGTGTGACTTCTCAGAGAAGCCCTATGACCAGTACACTGAGATTTCTTGGCATGAAACTGATAAAACTATATAAGGAATTTACCAAAAATGCTTTCCAAACAGAATTCACATATTGCCATTGGAATGTGTTTAGGTTGTTCACAGTGGTACATGCATGTTTTTTCCTTCATCACAAATGCAGATTGACTGTGGAAACAGCCCAAGCCTTTACTAACGCTAACCTTACATGTATGCCTAAAATGATGTTTAGAGGTAGAGATATTTCGATCATTTTACAATAGCacaatattttgtatttaaaacGCCAATGAACTGgatgtatacaaaacatggaccccaggtccatggaccacccctgtggacctgGCGCATGGACCCCGTCGTGGACTCgatccatggactacccctgtggaccacccctcattttgtaaagttacaagcagaaaaatctttaggcAAAAGAGGGAAGTGATCTTCAcaattatctggacaatttaagcaattgtctctaataatagacacctaaaaaattcaggcaACTTTAAAAGGCTTCAAACCCATTACTTCTGCGATGCCGgggcaatgctctaccaactgagcttcgaagccactcagttgggagcaggttgatttgttgggctcatttgttctgGTGAAGGACTCGATGGCTGTGTTGAAAAGTGGGACGGGAACGCGGGGACAGGGGAaatggggacgtggggactcggggacgcggggactccGGAAAGTAGCGACGCATTTTCGAAGTaaagaatttcagaaatgggagaaCATCTCAACGTAAAAAGAAGGTTGAAATGATCATCTGTATGCTTTTCAAGTAGCAGCTAAATACACAGCGAAATTCAAAACTTGGATCCTCGAAAAGTCATTCTCGCCACCCGTCACAGAGCTCGACTGTaaaacaaagcagaagacctaatggAACATTGCTGACACTTAAGCTGAAATTTCATGATGCagcatttgttgttgttgttgcacaaAAACTTGAGCCTTAATTATGACTTCTTCTCTGTAATTGATGTTTGTATACCAGGCCAATGTCCTTGTTGGAGGCACTGTAACTGTgcttgttcaatttgttacctttgatgAAAAATTTGGGTTGTCACCGATGATGTTGTCGAAAATGTTTGTCATCACAGGGCCAGAAGGCCCGGGAAGGGGGGTACTGCCACATATGGGCTATTTAGGTACCTGCCACTGTGAAGgatatggttttcaagcagtttactctagcatagggtacaTAAATCAGAgagtttgggtctagaataagGGATAATTTATTACAAAACTGACCACTTGGTTGAAGATTATATTTAGACTAAGGAAACAAGGAAGAGACTGAACAAACTaaacaagtataaataaatccttttttgagagagaaaagATTGTGGTATAGGTTGTGTTTTGGCTATACTGTCagtgtgctagtgacctcagtagtttctgaaaaacagctactctaggacaGGGaggatttggggagtttactctagtatagggtagtcAAGAAATGTCACGTGGCACAGACAACAACAAGTGAAATgcataattaaaaatgaaaagattaGGATGCAGAAAGTAGAAATACAGTCTTGCTTGGGGTTGTCCAGTTATTGAAATTCAAGCCTTGATATACTTGGGGAATTGAAAAATGATGTGAGAAATGATCATACCAAGGCTTCGTTTATGATACCTACATTGTATGTCAAATAAATAAGGACCTAACGCAAAAATTGCCCCTTTGTTTTACCTAAATTACTCCACTGTGTAACTTGATAGCAgtataatgaaagtcacctttttatgaACACAAGTAATAaactatactatatatatttactatACCTTTGTTTCACATTGTACAAACGAGGAACTTAACAGGGTACAACGCAGTTACGATCAACAGACAAGGATTTTGtaaaagatgatgaaaggttaaGATAATGGTAAAATGCATTGCTGAGTCTGCGAGTGCCCATATCCCCTGTCCCTGCGCCCCCGTCCCACTTTTTGACACAGCcagactcgatgaatgaaataaacttATCTTTGAAAAGAGGGTTACAAATGAATCCCTTTAGAGCCACCAAATTGGTGGTAGAAGTGTCTATAACAGGCTATTCCTGTCACCGAGTTTTCACAGACcgcgatttatttttagattgaatttcccgctaatgagactcccgcaggagcacgatgaccaatcacaaggaACTAACTcaacgtcatagcgtcaccaaACTGGAAttgtctttttgcagaaaaagtagtctaaaaatagatcatacatgggctcctggtctgtAAAACCGTGAtataggcttagtatgggaggTGTTCGCTCTTAGTCATGGACTCCTGCTTAAATTTaccagataagtgtgaggatcacttctctctttcgtctagggatttttctgcttgtaaaacaaattgagtttacaaaat is a window of Montipora capricornis isolate CH-2021 chromosome 13, ASM3666992v2, whole genome shotgun sequence DNA encoding:
- the LOC138028549 gene encoding protein C-ets-2-like isoform X2; the protein is METDGGLRGIVTTQLQCNVTCSAGEVRNLLEEKLDRQLDGYIVLFNDAEVSSIQAILPDESIVDQESQQTLVLKVVVNDDKLRIDITSIQNFSLREDMLPVKVEAPEDKSGDIDSISDQQASEEPLKKRRRSSVNASKMMQVQETASQQVPVISCAASTENGTQGQQISVIKNGGDNSAMKDESSLMDLSQVQTSFSLKGLAGISPDVTAKIVSSSPQNSPAEVKCPPTTDAVSGDDEEKAKSIDGKPCPGNRSGNNGQIQLWQFLLELLTDRDSRHLIMWVGENGEFKLNDPEQVAQQWGRRKNKPAMNYEKLSRALRYYYDGDMIHKVHGKRFVYKFVCDLKNLLGYSAGELSRLVLEAEETANDTEQAAN
- the LOC138028549 gene encoding protein C-ets-2-like isoform X4, which translates into the protein METDGGLRGIVTTQLQCNVTCSAGEVRNLLEEKLDRQLDGYIVLFNDAEVSSIQAILPDESIVDQESQQTLVLKVVVNDDKLRIDITSIQNFSLREDMLPVKVEAPEDKSGDIDSISDQQASEEPLKKRRRSSDGTQGQQISVIKNGGDNSAMKDESSLMDLSQVQTSFSLKGLAGISPDVTAKIVSSSPQNSPAEVKCPPTTDAVSGDDEEKAKSIDGKPCPGNRSGNNGQIQLWQFLLELLTDRDSRHLIMWVGENGEFKLNDPEQVAQQWGRRKNKPAMNYEKLSRALRYYYDGDMIHKVHGKRFVYKFVCDLKNLLGYSAGELSRLVLEAEETANDTEQAAN
- the LOC138028549 gene encoding protein C-ets-2-like isoform X1; its protein translation is METDGGLRGIVTTQLQCNVTCSAGEVRNLLEEKLDRQLDGYIVLFNDAEVSSIQAILPDESIVDQESQQTLVLKVVVNDDKLRIDITSIQNFSLREADMLPVKVEAPEDKSGDIDSISDQQASEEPLKKRRRSSVNASKMMQVQETASQQVPVISCAASTENGTQGQQISVIKNGGDNSAMKDESSLMDLSQVQTSFSLKGLAGISPDVTAKIVSSSPQNSPAEVKCPPTTDAVSGDDEEKAKSIDGKPCPGNRSGNNGQIQLWQFLLELLTDRDSRHLIMWVGENGEFKLNDPEQVAQQWGRRKNKPAMNYEKLSRALRYYYDGDMIHKVHGKRFVYKFVCDLKNLLGYSAGELSRLVLEAEETANDTEQAAN